One Faecalispora anaeroviscerum genomic window carries:
- a CDS encoding putative phage tail protein, which yields MFYDHKNDYKAYLIDKLQDVVEIDAIAGVVNIQMDVLSEQVRRMVKNKSVSTCDEAGAQRWEKLLGVSSPLNSTLQARRDALKAKLMTKPPINTTVLRGMVEAYMGLGVTVTVKDSVIQIRYRGESRIADLKPLYKTAYEMIPANLLLDIAYLYVTWDELDGQSITFDQLDEKHLTLTQFERGEWIA from the coding sequence ATGTTTTACGACCACAAAAACGATTACAAAGCCTACCTGATTGACAAGCTACAGGACGTCGTGGAAATCGACGCGATTGCCGGAGTCGTGAACATTCAAATGGATGTTTTATCGGAACAGGTGCGGCGGATGGTGAAAAATAAATCCGTATCCACCTGTGACGAAGCGGGCGCACAGCGCTGGGAGAAGCTGCTCGGCGTTTCCTCTCCGTTGAATTCCACCTTGCAGGCGCGGCGTGACGCGCTGAAAGCCAAGCTGATGACAAAGCCGCCGATCAATACTACTGTGCTGCGTGGAATGGTAGAGGCATACATGGGCCTTGGCGTTACTGTAACCGTGAAGGATTCTGTCATTCAAATCCGCTACCGCGGAGAGAGCCGGATCGCCGACCTAAAGCCGCTCTACAAAACGGCGTATGAGATGATCCCGGCGAATCTGCTGCTGGATATTGCCTATCTCTATGTAACCTGGGACGAGCTGGACGGACAATCGATCACCTTTGACCAGCTGGACGAAAAGCATTTGACCTTAACACAATTTGAAAGGGGCGAGTGGATTGCCTGA
- a CDS encoding baseplate J/gp47 family protein, with product MAEPYEYEAILKQMLDRVPDDIDKREGSIIYHTLAPTAFVLAQQTYMIAYLTDLLFADTAQEEWLERVTSDFGIDREQATQAVRQINTFDSSGAPKDIPIGSRFAVQDVSFTVTEKIAVGQYKAVCDQSGIQGNAYGGSILPVDNINGLASAELISPALIPARDQETDDDLRTRFQVAVRQQPYGGNIADYKEKTLAIDGVGAVQVFGAPSMGAGRVGLIIGDEQGNTATQTLVDQVQAVMGTDGDGIAPIGHTVTVGTSVNLPVNITAQIRLKSGVSLELVKASVERAIADYIGSIDFAAETVFYAKLVANILNAHESIVDVGTVTMNGVSANLSLLKNFTTFQVPTIGAIAVSEVVG from the coding sequence TTGGCTGAACCATATGAGTATGAAGCAATCCTAAAGCAGATGCTGGACCGGGTACCCGATGACATCGACAAGCGCGAGGGGAGCATTATTTACCATACGCTCGCTCCCACCGCATTTGTGCTGGCTCAGCAAACCTATATGATTGCGTATTTGACAGACCTGCTGTTTGCAGATACGGCACAGGAGGAATGGCTGGAGCGGGTCACGTCGGATTTTGGCATTGACCGCGAGCAGGCGACGCAGGCAGTACGGCAGATCAACACCTTTGACAGCTCCGGCGCGCCGAAGGATATTCCGATTGGCAGCCGTTTTGCCGTTCAGGATGTCTCCTTTACTGTTACCGAAAAAATCGCGGTGGGTCAGTACAAAGCAGTCTGTGATCAATCCGGTATTCAGGGCAACGCCTATGGCGGTTCGATTTTGCCGGTGGATAACATCAATGGACTTGCGTCGGCGGAGCTGATCTCTCCCGCTCTGATTCCGGCGAGGGATCAGGAAACCGACGATGATCTGCGTACGCGGTTTCAGGTCGCTGTGCGGCAGCAGCCCTACGGCGGAAATATCGCGGATTACAAAGAAAAAACGTTGGCCATTGACGGTGTGGGTGCGGTTCAGGTGTTCGGAGCTCCCTCCATGGGTGCCGGGCGTGTTGGGCTAATCATTGGCGATGAACAGGGCAATACCGCTACGCAGACACTGGTGGATCAGGTACAGGCCGTAATGGGCACAGACGGTGACGGAATCGCGCCGATTGGCCACACCGTAACGGTGGGAACCTCGGTCAATCTTCCGGTAAATATTACGGCACAGATCCGCCTGAAAAGCGGTGTGAGCTTAGAGCTTGTAAAAGCGTCGGTAGAGCGGGCAATCGCCGATTACATTGGCAGTATCGATTTTGCCGCTGAAACGGTGTTTTACGCAAAGCTGGTCGCGAATATCCTGAACGCGCACGAAAGCATTGTTGACGTTGGTACGGTGACTATGAACGGCGTCAGTGCAAACCTCTCCCTGCTCAAAAACTTTACTACATTCCAAGTGCCGACAATCGGGGCAATCGCAGTGAGTGAGGTGGTCGGCTGA
- a CDS encoding DUF2634 domain-containing protein — protein sequence MSVLKTYGDDTDSFHPSKTWRLSETRLQGMIDGKEAAAQAADLALSTERFFYDIFSYDYGVELADLIGQDRDYVKADLRRRIEEALGEDDRITGISDFTIDFDREAANVRFTVNTIFGDFDTERSVTLG from the coding sequence ATGAGCGTACTGAAAACCTATGGCGACGATACGGACAGCTTTCACCCCTCTAAAACGTGGAGGTTGTCCGAAACTCGCCTGCAGGGGATGATCGATGGGAAGGAGGCCGCCGCGCAGGCAGCCGACCTGGCGCTTTCTACGGAGCGCTTTTTTTACGACATTTTTTCGTACGATTACGGCGTGGAGCTTGCCGACTTGATTGGCCAGGACCGAGACTATGTTAAGGCCGATTTGCGGCGGCGCATCGAAGAAGCACTTGGCGAGGACGACCGGATTACGGGAATCTCTGATTTTACGATTGACTTTGATCGGGAAGCCGCAAACGTGCGCTTTACGGTCAATACAATCTTTGGAGATTTTGATACAGAAAGGAGTGTAACGCTTGGCTGA
- a CDS encoding XkdQ/YqbQ family protein: MLLINNTDISDIALNVTYQSSWNNGAGQLTFDYPASKAGMFPNGSTVIFTYGGANIFYGFLFTTKQDTKKFSCVCYDQLRYFKAKNTIIRPLSTLTEFMNTVAAAIGDRVRLGQIDSTIAKLPLYRFNNQTHLDMIYKSIEETLCTNGHWYVLRDNFGAIELRDFVDLRLPILIGDGSMATGFDYERSIDEDSYNYIKVAKDDSKTGICNTYVAMDAGNIKSWGKLILLDKVSADLNESQLAARAHQLLQLKNRETQTLKIDCMGDPRVLGGSGIRVKIAEAGLDLWTVVDSVTHNFSHNKHTMNLELKFVW; the protein is encoded by the coding sequence ATGCTATTAATCAACAATACCGATATTTCTGACATTGCGCTGAACGTAACGTATCAATCCTCCTGGAACAATGGGGCCGGTCAGCTGACGTTTGACTACCCTGCCTCCAAAGCAGGGATGTTCCCGAATGGCAGCACGGTTATTTTTACTTACGGCGGCGCAAATATTTTTTACGGGTTTCTGTTTACAACCAAGCAGGATACCAAAAAATTCAGCTGTGTCTGCTATGACCAGCTGCGATATTTTAAAGCGAAAAACACCATCATTCGGCCGCTCAGCACACTAACGGAGTTTATGAACACAGTAGCGGCGGCAATAGGCGACAGGGTACGCCTTGGACAGATTGACAGCACAATTGCAAAGCTGCCCCTGTACCGGTTTAACAACCAGACTCATCTGGATATGATTTACAAATCCATTGAGGAAACTCTTTGCACGAATGGGCATTGGTATGTTTTGCGCGACAACTTCGGAGCGATTGAGCTGCGCGATTTTGTAGACCTGCGGCTGCCGATTTTGATTGGGGACGGCTCAATGGCAACCGGCTTTGATTACGAGCGCTCCATCGACGAGGACAGTTACAACTATATTAAGGTTGCCAAGGACGACAGCAAAACGGGAATTTGCAACACTTATGTTGCCATGGATGCCGGCAATATCAAAAGCTGGGGCAAGCTGATTCTCCTGGACAAGGTGAGTGCGGATTTGAATGAATCACAGCTGGCGGCGCGCGCGCATCAACTGTTGCAGCTGAAAAACCGGGAAACACAAACCCTGAAGATTGACTGCATGGGCGACCCTCGGGTACTTGGCGGCAGCGGCATCCGGGTGAAAATCGCCGAGGCCGGGCTGGATTTATGGACGGTTGTGGACAGTGTAACGCACAATTTTAGCCACAACAAACACACCATGAATCTGGAATTAAAATTTGTGTGGTGA